A DNA window from Zingiber officinale cultivar Zhangliang chromosome 3A, Zo_v1.1, whole genome shotgun sequence contains the following coding sequences:
- the LOC122051045 gene encoding phosphoenolpyruvate carboxykinase (ATP) 1-like translates to MAGNGEFSFAHGGAKSATAAAVPNGLPKIQTRGEKKPENGICHDDSAPPVKAKTIDELHSLQKKRSAPTTPIKDGSQQSSAAFAAISEEDRQKLQLQSISASLASLTRETGPKVVRGDPARKAEATKVNAEHHHYPTPTISVSDSSLKFTHVLYNLSPAELYEQAIKYEKGSFITSTGALATMSGAKTGRSPRDKRVVKDETTANELWWGKGSPNIEMDEHTFLVNRERAVDYLNSLDKVFVNDQFLNWDPEHRIKVRIVSARAYHSLFMHNMCIRPTPEELEDFGTPDFTIYNAGQFACNRYTHYMTSSTSIDLNLARKEMVILGTQYAGEMKKGLFSVMHYLMPKRNILSLHSGSNMGKDGDVALFFGLSGTGKTTLSTDHNRLLIGDDEHCWSENGISNIEGGCYAKCIDLSKEKEPDIWNAIKFGTVLENIVFDEHTREVDYSDKSVTENTRASYPIEYIPNAKLPCVGPHPKNVILLACDAFGVLPPVSKLTLPQTMYHFISGYTALVAGTEEGVKEPQATFSACFGAAFIMLHPTKYAAMLAEKMQSHGATGWLVNTGWSGGRYGVGKRIKLAYTRKIIDAIHSGSLLKVNYKKTDVFGLEIPTEIEGVPPEILDPINTWAEKEDYKETLLKLAGLFRKNFEVFANYKIGQDGNLTDEILAAGPNF, encoded by the exons ATGGCGGGGAACGGCGAGTTCAGCTTTGCCCACGGCGGCGCGAAGtcggcgacggcggcggcggtCCCCAATGGGCTGCCGAAGATCCAGACGCGCGGGGAGAAGAAGCCGGAGAACGGCATCTGCCACGACGACAGCGCGCCGCCGGTGAAGGCGAAGACCATCGACGAGCTGCACTCGCTGCAGAAGAAGAGGTCGGCGCCGACCACCCCCATCAAGGACGGATCGCAGCAAAGCAGCGCGGCCTTCGCCGCCATCTCCGAGGAAGACCGCCAGAAGCTCCAGCTCCAATCCATCAG TGCGTCGTTGGCGTCGCTGACGAGGGAGACAGGGCCGAAGGTGGTCAGGGGTGATCCGGCGAGGAAGGCGGAGGCGACTAAGGTCAACGCCGAGCACCACCACTATCCGACGCCGACCATCAGCGTCAGCGACAGCTCCCTCAAGTTCACCCATGTCCTCTACAACCTCTCCCCTGCTG AATTGTATGAGCAAGCCATAAAGTATGAAAAGGGATCATTTATTACTTCAACGGGGGCCTTGGCCACCATGTCCGGCGCAAAGACCGGCCGATCACCCAGGGATAAGCGCGTCGTCAAGGATGAAACTACTGCCAATGAGCTTTGGTGGGGAAA AGGCTCGCCCAATATTGAAATGGACGAACACACCTTCCTAGTGAACAGAGAGAGGGCTGTTGATTACCTAAACTCTTTGGATAAG gTATTTGTGAATGACCAATTCCTCAACTGGGATCCTGAGCATCGGATCAAAGTTCGAATTGTTTCTGCAAGGGCGTATCATTCCTTGTTCATGCACAACAT GTGCATCCGTCCTACGCCTGAAGAACTGGAGGATTTTGGTACTCCGGACTTCACAATTTACAATGCTGGACAGTTTGCATGTAATCGATACACACACTACATGACTTCCTCCACCAGCATTGATCTTAATCTCGCTAGGAAAGAAATGGTCATCCTTGGCACACAGTATGCCGGGGAGATGAAGAAGGGTTTGTTCAGTGTGATGCACTATCTAATGCCTAAAAGAAACATTCTCTCCCTGCACTCTGGCTCTAATATGGGCAAAGATGGTGATGTTGCCCTCTTCTTTGGACTATCAG GCACAGGGAAAACTACTCTATCGACAGACCATAACAGGCTTCTTATCGGTGATGATGAACACTGCTGGAGTGAAAATGGTATTTCAAACATAGAAGGAGGTTGCTATGCAAAATGTATCGACCTATCAAAGGAAAAGGAACCTGACATTTGGAATGCCATCAAATTTGGAACTG TGTTGGAAAACATCGTGTTCGATGAACACACTAGGGAAGTAGATTACTCTGATAAATCCGTTACAG AGAACACTAGAGCTTCATATCCTATCGAGTATATTCCTAATGCAAAGCTACCATGTGTCGGTCCACACCCGAAGAATGTCATCCTGTTGGCGTGTGATGCTTTCGGTGTGCTTCCACCAGTTAGCAAACTTACATTGCCACAAACAATGTACCACTTCATCAGTGGTTACACTGCTCTG gtGGCTGGCACAGAGGAAGGCGTCAAGGAGCCTCAGGCAACATTCTCAGCTTGCTTTGGTGCGGCGTTCATCATGCTTCATCCTACCAAGTATGCAGCTATGCTGGCTGAAAAAATGCAGAGCCATGGTGCCACAGGATGGCTTGTGAACACTGGTTGGTCTGGTGGAAG GTACGGTGTCGGAAAGAGAATTAAGCTGGCATACACGAGGAAAATTATTGATGCCATACACTCGGGCAGCCTTCTGAAAGTGAACTACAAAAAAACTGATGTGTTTGGTTTGGAGATACCTACGGAGATTGAAGGTGTACCTCCAGAGATTTTGGATCCAATTAACACT TGGGCTGAGAAGGAAGACTACAAGGAGACGTTGCTGAAGCTGGCTGGCCTTTTCAGGAAGAACTTTGAGGTTTTTGCCAACTACAAGATTGGTCAGGATGGCAATCTGACCGACGAGAT